A genomic region of Lachnoclostridium edouardi contains the following coding sequences:
- a CDS encoding sigma-70 family RNA polymerase sigma factor has translation MTRVFIWKNNSPQEWEEISFSAFSKARRNGCFTGRFFVETVKMFRDEDDRIIMECSRKDFEKYQQEDRHSRYLQEHEKSRSIFPASHVGDRDGTEEGYQDTDLFVDESVDTAEQAICNLLMADLHRALQKLSQKERTFILDYYSMEKPSTLKLAKKYGISQPAAHKRLKKIEEKIKKLVIDF, from the coding sequence ATGACAAGAGTATTCATTTGGAAAAATAACAGCCCACAGGAATGGGAGGAAATCAGTTTTTCAGCGTTCAGTAAGGCACGCCGCAATGGTTGCTTTACTGGGCGCTTTTTTGTTGAAACAGTCAAAATGTTCCGTGATGAAGATGACCGCATTATCATGGAATGTTCTCGCAAAGATTTTGAAAAATACCAACAGGAGGACCGCCACAGCCGCTATCTCCAGGAACATGAGAAAAGTCGCTCTATATTCCCGGCTTCTCATGTGGGAGATCGTGACGGCACAGAGGAAGGTTATCAGGATACAGATTTGTTTGTGGATGAATCTGTTGATACTGCGGAACAAGCAATTTGTAATCTTCTTATGGCCGATCTGCACCGTGCTTTGCAGAAGCTGAGTCAAAAAGAACGCACTTTTATCTTGGATTATTACAGCATGGAAAAGCCAAGTACACTGAAATTAGCCAAAAAATATGGTATTAGTCAACCCGCAGCTCACAAGCGTCTGAAAAAAATTGAAGAAAAAATAAAAAAGTTGGTTATAGATTTCTAA
- a CDS encoding type II toxin-antitoxin system PemK/MazF family toxin: MKEDWIYKRGDLYYANLNPYFGSEQGGTRPVLVLQNNVGNFFCPTLIVAPLTSKWIKKKELPTHYALESVPELGLKSVVLLEQIKTIDKRRVLSYIGRVSREEMRAIDDALQVSLDIHIPEEMEAP, translated from the coding sequence ATGAAAGAAGATTGGATTTATAAGCGTGGGGATTTATATTATGCCAATTTGAACCCTTATTTTGGATCAGAGCAAGGCGGCACCCGTCCTGTTCTGGTTCTTCAAAACAATGTGGGGAATTTTTTCTGCCCCACTTTGATCGTGGCTCCGCTCACCAGTAAATGGATTAAGAAAAAGGAGCTGCCCACACACTATGCGCTGGAGAGCGTTCCAGAGCTTGGACTGAAATCTGTTGTTCTGCTGGAGCAAATTAAAACGATTGATAAAAGGCGTGTTTTATCGTACATTGGGCGCGTATCTCGCGAAGAAATGAGAGCGATTGATGATGCTCTGCAAGTTAGTTTAGATATTCATATTCCGGAGGAAATGGAGGCTCCGTAA
- a CDS encoding helix-turn-helix domain-containing protein, with product MFEARIAELNRFNEQNPVSYDKRTYTVDEIQDILGISRPTAYNLVKQGVFHSVRVGGHIRISKKSFDDWLDHADE from the coding sequence ATGTTTGAAGCAAGAATTGCGGAATTGAACCGCTTTAATGAACAAAATCCTGTCAGCTATGACAAAAGAACCTATACGGTCGATGAGATTCAGGACATTCTGGGTATCAGTCGTCCCACAGCATATAATCTGGTAAAACAAGGTGTATTCCACAGCGTCAGAGTCGGCGGTCATATCCGCATTTCCAAAAAGAGCTTTGATGACTGGCTGGATCACGCAGATGAATGA
- a CDS encoding helix-turn-helix domain-containing protein — protein MQKQRVKTSMSVPEMGKMLGLGKVESYWLVKKNYFKTIQVVGRMRVMLDSFEDWYAGQFHYKKVDGTPPGEKWRHTTMSVPEMADLLGLKSGTAYDLVKRGYFETTLIDRRIRIITSSFEAWYQKQTHYVKISERSNENGIYREA, from the coding sequence ATGCAGAAACAAAGAGTAAAGACCAGTATGTCTGTACCAGAGATGGGCAAAATGCTTGGGCTTGGTAAAGTAGAATCCTACTGGTTGGTTAAAAAGAACTATTTCAAAACAATTCAAGTGGTCGGACGAATGAGAGTTATGCTGGATAGCTTTGAAGATTGGTATGCCGGCCAGTTCCACTATAAAAAAGTGGATGGTACACCGCCCGGAGAGAAATGGAGGCATACTACGATGTCAGTACCGGAAATGGCGGATCTTTTGGGGCTGAAATCTGGCACAGCTTATGACCTTGTTAAAAGAGGTTATTTTGAGACGACCTTGATTGACCGAAGAATTCGTATCATTACCAGCAGTTTTGAAGCCTGGTATCAAAAGCAAACTCATTATGTGAAAATCTCAGAAAGGAGCAATGAAAATGGCATCTATCGTGAAGCGTAA
- a CDS encoding tyrosine-type recombinase/integrase, translated as MASIVKRKSKYSVVYDYTDENGKRRQRWETFSTNAEAKKRKKQIEYEQDSGTFFIPTAKTLNDLLDEYMSIYGVNTWAMSTYESRRGLARNYITPIIGDMLLSDITPRMMDKYYRDLLSVKTVSVNNRKPTSEYLTPHTVREIHKLLRSAFNQAVRWELISRNPVLNATLPKEEHKERDIWTAETLSKAMEVCDDPILSLALNLAFSCSLRIGEMLGLTWDCIDIAPQSIENGSAYIFVNKELQRVTRGALDDLSDKGVIKKFPPCIASTHTALVLKEPKTKTSIRRVYLPKTVAYMLVERKKEIDELMDLFGDEYIDNNLVFCSSNGRPMESQVINRAFNKLIKENGLPHVVFHSLRHSSITYKLKLNGGDMKSVQGDSGHAQVKMVADVYSHIIDEDRCINAQRLEEAFYSSKTPDPVEDTEPKTADTAVTESDESDAAKILELLKNPETAALLKQLAKAL; from the coding sequence ATGGCATCTATCGTGAAGCGTAAAAGCAAATATTCTGTGGTGTATGATTACACAGATGAAAACGGAAAACGCAGACAGCGTTGGGAAACCTTCAGCACAAATGCAGAAGCAAAAAAACGAAAAAAGCAAATTGAGTATGAGCAGGACTCTGGAACCTTCTTTATTCCTACGGCAAAGACCCTGAACGATCTGCTCGATGAATATATGTCCATTTATGGTGTAAATACCTGGGCAATGTCAACATATGAAAGCCGCCGTGGTCTGGCGAGAAACTACATAACTCCTATTATCGGAGATATGTTACTATCTGACATCACTCCAAGGATGATGGATAAGTATTACCGCGATCTGCTCTCTGTGAAAACGGTAAGCGTCAACAACCGCAAACCCACAAGCGAATATCTGACCCCGCATACAGTAAGAGAAATTCACAAGCTACTTCGCAGTGCCTTTAATCAGGCGGTGCGTTGGGAACTAATCAGCCGTAACCCTGTCCTGAATGCGACACTTCCCAAAGAAGAACATAAAGAACGGGATATATGGACTGCCGAAACTCTGAGCAAGGCTATGGAAGTCTGTGATGATCCTATCCTCTCCCTTGCCTTAAATCTGGCGTTCTCCTGCTCTTTACGCATTGGCGAAATGCTGGGCCTTACCTGGGACTGTATTGATATTGCACCACAGAGCATAGAAAATGGTTCAGCTTATATATTCGTCAACAAAGAGCTGCAACGGGTTACACGAGGTGCATTGGACGATTTGAGCGACAAAGGTGTTATTAAGAAGTTTCCACCTTGCATAGCCAGTACCCATACTGCTCTGGTCCTGAAAGAACCTAAAACCAAAACCAGTATTCGCCGTGTGTACCTGCCGAAAACAGTTGCCTATATGCTGGTAGAGAGAAAAAAAGAAATCGACGAGCTGATGGATCTGTTTGGAGACGAATACATCGACAATAACCTGGTCTTTTGCTCCAGCAATGGCCGTCCGATGGAAAGCCAGGTGATTAACCGTGCTTTCAATAAACTTATCAAAGAAAACGGACTGCCTCATGTTGTATTCCATTCTCTCCGCCACTCCAGCATCACCTACAAGCTGAAACTCAATGGCGGCGATATGAAATCCGTCCAGGGCGACTCCGGTCATGCTCAGGTAAAAATGGTTGCAGATGTCTACTCTCACATCATCGACGAGGATCGCTGCATAAACGCTCAGCGATTGGAGGAAGCATTTTACTCATCCAAGACTCCTGATCCTGTTGAAGATACAGAGCCTAAAACTGCGGATACTGCCGTCACTGAAAGTGATGAAAGTGATGCAGCGAAGATACTGGAACTGCTTAAAAATCCCGAAACTGCCGCACTGCTCAAGCAGCTGGCAAAAGCTTTATAA
- a CDS encoding helix-turn-helix domain-containing protein, whose product MRYDKLWETMAEKGITQYQLVKQHNLSKSLLHRLRKNEGVNLNTINTLCNILDCKIEDIATFYKDNEE is encoded by the coding sequence ATACGGTATGACAAACTATGGGAAACAATGGCTGAAAAGGGTATCACGCAGTACCAGCTTGTAAAACAGCATAATCTCAGCAAATCGCTCCTTCATCGTCTTAGAAAAAACGAAGGCGTGAACCTTAATACCATTAACACTTTATGTAATATCTTGGATTGTAAAATTGAAGATATAGCCACTTTCTATAAAGATAACGAAGAATAA
- a CDS encoding recombinase family protein, whose amino-acid sequence MKYGYARVSSKEQNLDRQLIALKQAGVEERYIYCDKVSGKDFDRRAYNTLVGTEQTAPVLRAGDILVILSLDRLGRNYEAVRQQWEYITKEIGADIEVLDMPLLSTAESNGSLDRRFIADLVLQILSYVAEKERRNTRERQRQGIEAAKAKGKRLGRPEIEKPDNWESVYKRWKTGEITAVEAMRETGLKKGTFYAFAKEMQ is encoded by the coding sequence ATGAAATACGGGTACGCAAGAGTAAGCAGCAAGGAACAGAATTTAGACAGGCAACTGATTGCATTAAAGCAAGCGGGGGTTGAAGAACGGTATATTTATTGTGATAAGGTTTCGGGGAAGGATTTTGACCGGCGGGCGTATAACACTTTAGTGGGAACAGAACAGACCGCACCGGTTCTGAGGGCGGGGGATATATTAGTAATTCTGTCATTAGACCGACTTGGTCGAAATTACGAAGCCGTCCGGCAGCAGTGGGAATACATTACAAAGGAAATCGGAGCGGATATAGAAGTGCTGGATATGCCGCTTTTAAGTACGGCAGAAAGCAACGGCAGCCTCGATCGGAGGTTCATTGCGGACTTGGTTTTACAGATACTATCTTATGTGGCAGAGAAAGAGCGGAGAAATACGAGAGAAAGACAGAGACAGGGCATAGAAGCAGCAAAGGCGAAAGGAAAACGACTTGGCAGACCGGAGATTGAAAAGCCGGATAATTGGGAAAGTGTTTATAAGAGGTGGAAAACTGGAGAGATTACGGCAGTAGAAGCTATGCGAGAAACCGGACTAAAGAAGGGAACTTTTTATGCTTTCGCCAAAGAGATGCAGTAA
- a CDS encoding plasmid recombination protein, whose amino-acid sequence MASVQKFAAPAVVNILRHNSRTIKNPANADIDSLKSDLNYSLIPERGISDYEYFLKRKSELYCYNRADVKVLVGWVVTAPQDMKKDKLKDFFEETHNFLATRYGKKNVVQSVVHADEAGQPHLHFCFIPVVPDKKHSGEKICANKVLTRAELRNFHPALQKHLDDCGIDAKVLTGVTKQNGGNRTVKELKQMRDWTVNAEHQIDYGGRW is encoded by the coding sequence ATGGCAAGCGTACAGAAATTTGCCGCTCCGGCGGTAGTAAACATTCTGCGGCATAACAGCCGCACTATTAAAAACCCAGCCAATGCAGATATAGACTCTCTAAAAAGTGACCTTAATTATTCTCTCATTCCTGAGCGTGGAATATCTGATTATGAATATTTTTTAAAAAGGAAATCCGAATTGTATTGTTATAACAGAGCTGATGTAAAAGTCCTTGTCGGTTGGGTTGTAACCGCCCCGCAAGACATGAAAAAAGATAAGTTGAAAGACTTTTTTGAAGAAACACATAACTTCCTTGCAACAAGATACGGAAAAAAGAATGTCGTTCAATCTGTTGTCCATGCTGATGAAGCAGGACAACCCCACCTGCACTTTTGCTTTATTCCGGTTGTGCCGGACAAAAAGCATAGTGGGGAGAAAATTTGTGCTAATAAGGTGCTGACGCGCGCAGAGCTTCGCAATTTCCACCCTGCTTTACAAAAGCATTTAGATGATTGTGGGATTGATGCAAAAGTTCTGACTGGCGTTACTAAACAAAATGGAGGCAATCGAACAGTCAAAGAATTAAAACAAATGCGGGATTGGACAGTCAATGCAGAACATCAAATTGATTACGGCGGGCGGTGGTAA
- a CDS encoding type IV secretory system conjugative DNA transfer family protein, with translation MVDFSFSKLLQLLWNAWESFQTPEKLLIASAIVMILTFTLTDLLSLLISKKQKQPLGSLKKGSKEKAKGILFGNLRNKIVYSPTESEGHICVLGGSGLGKTSALLIPTLRAWTGNSFCIDISGDICRNVNAKNKLIFEPANSNSTPYNIFAPIDSLTDTNEQNEALAQLAFLLMPEQIKSDAASEYFLREGRKILTASLIAFYHKQMDFTAICEKIISSSWQRLFTDIDNMKNKDAIMYINSFQGSNEKNIGGCKQACDAAITLFATNAAIKRVVRRPHTDEIAYTPAVLENSNVFIVIEDAKLELYAPLLHILAAQTLEYLSCRPVAEQSKTVLLALDEFASLGQLDIIPSLRKLRKKHVRIMVLTQSMADLDLQYGREERMAMLTNFKYITVLGANDSDTQEYLSRLIGKHTVQNKSIATSRKSVTRTKSDSKDYIIEPSKLGHLGNKLLTIHDCGHIFLNKNFYFKK, from the coding sequence ATGGTAGACTTCTCTTTTTCAAAACTTCTTCAGCTACTTTGGAATGCATGGGAGAGTTTCCAAACGCCGGAAAAGCTCCTGATTGCTTCCGCTATTGTGATGATTTTAACTTTTACTCTGACCGATCTGCTTTCCCTGCTGATTTCCAAAAAGCAGAAACAACCTCTCGGAAGCCTAAAAAAAGGATCAAAAGAAAAAGCCAAAGGTATCTTATTTGGAAATTTGAGAAACAAAATAGTTTATAGTCCTACCGAATCAGAAGGACATATATGTGTGCTAGGTGGTAGCGGACTTGGAAAAACAAGCGCCTTGCTGATACCCACACTCCGGGCATGGACAGGCAATAGTTTTTGTATTGATATTTCCGGAGACATCTGCCGGAATGTAAATGCAAAAAACAAGCTAATATTTGAGCCAGCGAACTCTAATAGTACGCCCTATAATATTTTTGCTCCGATTGACAGCCTTACCGATACAAACGAGCAAAACGAAGCCTTGGCGCAGCTCGCTTTCTTGCTCATGCCGGAACAAATAAAATCTGATGCGGCTTCGGAATACTTCTTGCGGGAAGGACGCAAGATTTTGACTGCCTCACTAATCGCTTTCTATCATAAGCAAATGGATTTTACAGCGATATGCGAAAAAATCATTTCCTCGTCGTGGCAGCGGCTCTTTACTGATATAGATAATATGAAAAATAAAGATGCCATTATGTATATCAATAGCTTTCAAGGAAGTAATGAGAAAAATATTGGTGGCTGTAAGCAGGCTTGTGATGCTGCTATAACGCTTTTTGCTACTAATGCCGCAATAAAAAGGGTAGTCCGCAGACCACACACAGATGAAATCGCATATACACCTGCTGTCCTTGAAAATAGCAATGTTTTCATTGTAATTGAAGATGCGAAGCTGGAACTGTATGCACCTCTTTTGCATATACTCGCTGCTCAGACTTTGGAGTATCTTTCCTGCCGTCCGGTGGCAGAGCAAAGCAAAACGGTTTTGCTTGCTCTTGATGAGTTTGCATCATTGGGGCAACTGGATATAATCCCCTCATTACGAAAGCTACGAAAAAAGCATGTTCGTATCATGGTCTTAACTCAAAGTATGGCTGACCTCGACTTACAGTACGGACGAGAAGAACGCATGGCAATGCTGACAAACTTCAAATATATTACTGTGTTGGGTGCTAATGATAGCGACACTCAGGAATATCTCTCCCGACTTATCGGAAAGCATACCGTACAAAATAAGAGCATTGCCACAAGTCGAAAATCTGTCACACGAACTAAAAGTGATTCTAAGGACTATATCATAGAACCCTCCAAGTTAGGACATCTCGGAAACAAATTGCTTACTATTCATGACTGCGGACATATCTTTCTCAATAAAAACTTCTACTTTAAAAAATAA
- a CDS encoding rolling circle replication-associated protein — protein sequence MNPQSATDVSKTSTCQEEKKKTVYFTHYSDGYTGITIAPNIRDDKSAHQSQSSSAALPRSDEERFNDLVYKRRKRIKDLGLSNRFELFGILTWRTKKMRFNVTAQDKQVRQFFSKLRRKYPDIRYIAVRHKNPEGTGYHVHILIGELPRRCIRIRKGVFDSKGRQTYCLLGWSRNGWSSVEYIENPEYVVNYISKYSRLSLLPQGARSLVTYSKNLERPGHEREDLSDKEIARMKRRTHRDKIYEADFFVGNDAEYRQQMHYELVRGNHTAPEAKHRGGGSV from the coding sequence ATGAACCCCCAAAGCGCCACTGATGTGTCCAAAACATCCACTTGTCAAGAAGAAAAGAAGAAAACTGTATACTTCACGCACTACAGCGATGGTTACACAGGTATTACCATTGCCCCAAATATCCGTGATGACAAAAGCGCACACCAATCACAATCATCTTCTGCTGCACTCCCTCGCTCAGATGAGGAACGCTTTAACGACTTAGTATATAAACGCCGAAAGCGCATAAAAGACCTCGGATTATCAAACAGATTTGAACTCTTCGGTATACTGACATGGCGCACTAAAAAAATGCGTTTCAATGTTACTGCACAAGACAAACAAGTGCGGCAGTTTTTTTCCAAGCTGCGCCGGAAATATCCGGACATCCGTTATATCGCTGTACGGCACAAAAATCCTGAAGGAACTGGCTATCATGTCCACATCCTGATTGGGGAGCTTCCACGCCGCTGCATTCGCATTCGCAAGGGAGTTTTTGACTCTAAGGGTAGACAAACATACTGTCTGTTAGGTTGGAGCCGGAATGGTTGGTCTTCCGTTGAATACATCGAAAATCCAGAATATGTTGTTAATTACATATCAAAATATTCCCGCCTTTCCTTGCTTCCACAAGGTGCCCGTTCACTCGTCACTTATTCTAAAAATTTAGAACGCCCAGGGCATGAACGAGAAGATTTAAGCGACAAAGAAATTGCGCGAATGAAACGCCGTACCCATAGAGACAAAATCTACGAAGCTGATTTTTTTGTAGGAAACGATGCAGAATATCGGCAGCAGATGCACTATGAGCTTGTCCGCGGTAATCACACCGCTCCCGAAGCAAAGCACAGAGGGGGTGGTTCTGTATGA
- a CDS encoding tyrosine-type recombinase/integrase, giving the protein MIFAENVETTFSQDDLMLISEWAGNAEVLAIMLSAAKKDYVKKRHNYTISQIAKGAKMGKWKTYVGKPRKEVVRNTEEELIEALFQYYRKQEDKPKTFREATEAWFDYKVNNQNRSVNSINAYRDRLKRFLPEAFWERKVQDVSEDEIEQLFVKQTRELHPRPDALRKSLQYVRAVFKFAVKRKWCLSNPTLTVELSDLYAFCNLTQKSNEEKAFTTKEIQLLKEDALQNRNNPRALMSLLAAETGMRCAELSALRWEDINDDFIHIHRQQVIEHNGKGNRKVYEVQYTKDERQHPHNGRWFPITDEIAEILELAKALDGNSIYVFHSNNQWINKDGYAQYLKKHCRKLGISTTNNHAFRMALNSRMIDEGYEPRTRALLLGHSIETNERHYSFSDKRTLSTIRERMVNKKESPTA; this is encoded by the coding sequence ATGATTTTTGCAGAAAATGTAGAAACTACTTTCTCCCAGGACGATTTGATGTTAATATCAGAGTGGGCTGGAAATGCGGAAGTATTAGCTATCATGTTATCCGCTGCTAAAAAAGATTATGTAAAAAAAAGACACAATTATACAATTTCTCAAATCGCCAAAGGTGCTAAAATGGGAAAATGGAAGACTTATGTCGGGAAGCCACGAAAGGAGGTTGTACGGAATACCGAAGAAGAATTGATAGAAGCGCTTTTCCAGTATTATAGAAAGCAAGAAGATAAACCAAAAACATTCCGCGAAGCTACTGAGGCGTGGTTTGATTATAAGGTAAATAATCAAAATCGCTCTGTCAATTCCATCAATGCTTATCGCGATCGCCTAAAAAGATTTCTTCCGGAAGCCTTTTGGGAGCGGAAAGTGCAAGATGTTTCGGAAGATGAAATCGAGCAGCTCTTTGTAAAACAGACAAGGGAACTACACCCTCGCCCTGATGCACTCAGAAAATCTCTCCAGTATGTCCGCGCAGTTTTCAAATTTGCTGTGAAAAGGAAATGGTGCTTGTCTAATCCCACTCTGACCGTTGAACTGTCTGACCTTTATGCGTTTTGTAACCTTACTCAGAAAAGTAATGAAGAAAAAGCCTTTACAACAAAGGAAATCCAACTTCTGAAAGAAGATGCATTACAAAACAGAAACAATCCCCGCGCACTTATGTCGCTGCTTGCTGCTGAAACTGGCATGAGATGCGCCGAGCTTAGTGCATTGAGGTGGGAAGATATAAATGATGATTTTATTCACATTCACCGCCAACAAGTCATTGAACATAATGGGAAAGGCAACCGCAAAGTCTACGAAGTACAATATACGAAAGATGAGCGGCAACACCCGCATAACGGCAGATGGTTTCCTATTACTGATGAAATTGCAGAAATATTAGAACTGGCAAAAGCCTTAGATGGTAATTCCATTTATGTATTTCACAGCAATAATCAATGGATTAATAAGGACGGATATGCACAATATCTCAAAAAGCACTGCCGCAAATTGGGCATTTCAACAACCAACAATCACGCTTTTCGTATGGCACTTAATAGCCGCATGATTGATGAAGGATATGAACCGCGTACACGAGCACTGCTTTTAGGTCACAGCATTGAAACAAATGAACGACACTATTCATTCTCTGATAAGCGTACATTATCTACCATCAGAGAGCGCATGGTAAACAAAAAAGAAAGCCCGACAGCATAA
- a CDS encoding DUF3881 family protein → MHKFLRALGLSKYKRDSDIDRLLEDLIKDSCEKKRIQIDDQTNFCELKAELLPDMGIVIHGEMDKNGVFCKKYYYPYMNSIHESSKAECSIQRHTEKETYAGLLDEFKVGISLIFYVSNLFECRERLMDGESMNVDGVNLAGFSIEGKILFPMKKTARQIEMAKVASKDRSSLIEAAKNGDEDAMETLTIEDIDIYSQVSRRVKHEDLYSIVDTCFMPCGVECDQYSVIGNIINVNLGANKLTGEEVYDLTLECSDLTFHVGIAKKDLLGEPEIGRRFKGQIWMQGTVKFQS, encoded by the coding sequence ATGCATAAATTTTTGAGGGCTTTAGGACTTTCAAAATACAAAAGAGACAGTGATATTGATCGTTTGCTGGAAGATTTGATAAAAGATTCATGTGAGAAAAAGAGAATTCAAATTGACGATCAGACTAACTTTTGTGAACTTAAAGCAGAACTTCTTCCAGATATGGGAATTGTGATACATGGTGAGATGGACAAAAACGGCGTATTTTGCAAGAAATATTATTATCCATATATGAATAGTATACATGAATCCTCAAAAGCAGAATGTTCAATACAAAGACATACAGAAAAAGAAACGTATGCCGGCCTATTAGATGAGTTTAAAGTGGGAATATCATTGATTTTTTATGTCAGCAATCTGTTTGAATGCAGAGAGCGGTTAATGGACGGAGAGTCAATGAATGTAGATGGCGTAAATCTTGCAGGTTTTTCTATAGAGGGAAAAATTCTATTTCCAATGAAAAAAACGGCAAGACAGATTGAAATGGCAAAAGTTGCCTCCAAAGATAGAAGTAGTTTAATAGAGGCTGCTAAAAATGGCGACGAGGACGCTATGGAAACATTAACAATAGAGGATATTGATATATACTCGCAAGTTTCCAGAAGAGTAAAGCACGAGGATTTATATTCTATTGTAGATACATGTTTTATGCCCTGCGGTGTGGAATGTGATCAATATTCTGTTATTGGCAATATTATCAATGTAAACCTGGGAGCAAATAAGCTGACAGGGGAGGAAGTTTATGATTTAACCCTGGAATGCAGTGATTTAACATTTCACGTGGGAATTGCCAAAAAGGATCTTTTGGGAGAACCTGAAATCGGAAGGCGTTTTAAAGGTCAAATTTGGATGCAGGGCACAGTGAAATTTCAATCTTGA
- the gdhA gene encoding NADP-specific glutamate dehydrogenase — protein sequence MSYVDEIYERVVAQNPNEAEFHQAVKEVLDSLKLVIDANEEKYRKAGLLERFVEPERVVSFRVPWVDDNGNVQVNKGYRVQFNSAIGPYKGGLRLHPSVNQSILKFLGFEQTLKNSLTGLPIGGGKGGSNFDPKGKSDREVMAFCQSFMTELYRHIGADTDCPAGDIGVGAREVGFLYGQYKRITGRYEGVLTGKGLTFGGSLARTEATGYGLIYILDEMLKHHNQQIEGKTVLVSGSGNVAIYAVQKLQQLGAKVVAMCDSNGYIYDKEGIKLDVIRDIKEVRRARISEYVKAVPTAVYTEGKGIWSIPCDIALPCATQNELNLEDAKMLKANGCIAVAEGANMPSTREATDYFVENNILFMPGKAANAGGVATSALEQSQNSMRMSWTFEEVDAKLKDIMVNIYAKAADAAQRYGVPGNYVAGANIAGFEKVAEAMIGQGIV from the coding sequence ATGTCATATGTTGATGAAATCTATGAAAGAGTTGTTGCACAGAACCCTAATGAGGCTGAATTCCACCAGGCGGTAAAGGAAGTTTTGGATTCTTTAAAATTAGTGATTGATGCTAATGAGGAGAAATACCGCAAAGCAGGTTTGCTGGAAAGATTTGTTGAGCCTGAGAGAGTTGTAAGTTTTCGTGTTCCGTGGGTAGATGACAATGGAAATGTGCAGGTGAATAAAGGATACCGCGTACAGTTTAATAGTGCAATAGGACCATATAAGGGAGGTCTTCGTCTTCATCCATCAGTAAACCAGAGTATTTTAAAATTCCTGGGATTTGAGCAGACACTGAAAAACTCCTTAACAGGTTTGCCTATTGGCGGTGGTAAGGGAGGATCTAACTTTGATCCTAAGGGAAAATCTGACAGGGAAGTTATGGCGTTCTGTCAAAGCTTTATGACAGAATTATATCGTCACATCGGAGCAGATACTGACTGTCCTGCAGGTGATATAGGAGTTGGAGCAAGAGAAGTTGGATTCCTGTATGGTCAGTATAAAAGAATAACAGGCCGTTATGAAGGCGTTCTCACAGGAAAGGGATTGACTTTTGGAGGATCCTTAGCACGTACAGAGGCTACTGGCTACGGCTTAATTTATATTTTAGATGAGATGTTAAAGCATCACAATCAGCAGATTGAAGGCAAAACAGTTTTAGTTTCCGGTTCTGGAAATGTAGCAATTTATGCAGTTCAGAAGTTACAGCAGTTAGGTGCAAAAGTAGTTGCTATGTGTGATTCTAACGGATACATCTATGACAAAGAAGGAATTAAACTGGATGTAATTAGAGATATAAAGGAAGTTCGCCGTGCAAGAATCAGCGAATATGTAAAAGCAGTTCCTACAGCTGTATATACAGAGGGAAAAGGTATTTGGAGTATTCCTTGTGATATTGCTCTTCCATGTGCAACACAGAATGAGCTGAATTTAGAGGATGCAAAAATGCTGAAGGCAAACGGATGTATTGCAGTTGCTGAGGGAGCTAATATGCCATCCACAAGAGAAGCTACAGATTATTTTGTAGAAAACAATATTTTATTTATGCCAGGTAAGGCAGCAAATGCAGGCGGAGTTGCTACAAGCGCATTAGAGCAGTCTCAGAACAGCATGAGAATGAGCTGGACATTTGAAGAAGTAGATGCAAAATTAAAGGATATTATGGTTAATATTTATGCTAAAGCAGCAGATGCTGCACAGCGCTATGGAGTTCCTGGAAATTATGTAGCAGGCGCTAATATTGCAGGATTTGAGAAAGTAGCAGAAGCTATGATCGGACAGGGCATTGTATAA